Within Haematobia irritans isolate KBUSLIRL chromosome 2, ASM5000362v1, whole genome shotgun sequence, the genomic segment tatataaattcgGAATTATATCCTTCATTGCATTGATATTAGGTActcttttattttcttctttcgTCTGAAAACGTTCCGTATCTCGACAATCTCTACTGGCATTGAATTGAATATTCTTGGCAATTGTACGCTTAGGGAATTCTTTCCGTAGTTGTTTCTAAATGCAGGTACATGGAATTTCCCGCTTCTCTTCTTCTGGTATTATATGCATGTTGTATCGGTATCAGTAATTTATCTTCACGAAATTCGTTCAGAATTTTCGCCTTGTATAGGTTTTTCAAATTCATAAAGTTGTTTTGTTTGGCAAAGCTCTGAATACTGATTCCTTGTTGTCTGTTTTCACTTTGATTGTGTTTGTTCTTCATTAAAATCCTAATAATTCTATTCTGCGTTTGTTGTAAGATTCTGCCATATTGTACTGCTCCGAATGCCGTTATACCATGACGTAATTGGGATTCAACAAGCGCAAAGTACGCTTGCTTAGTAACATTTGCAGGGGCACAGTTGTTGAGATGAAAGAAAACATAAATggttagtctaagtgagcctgaagccaatgaatagtctaagtgagcctgaatcttaatcgggctgccactttaacctatcctAGTTTTTCCTTCTTGTTGCATTACACTATTGCTACTGGCAAAAATTCGTCGTGAAACCCCCCTTTAACTTCCAAAGTAACTATTAAAACAACGACCTGTTAAAATCATCGAATTTAAGTTTTTGTATTTATCAAACGTtccaaacttattttttttaagtagttatactttccattttgaataatactattaaaaaatttttcataatgtcCCCCATATCCCAAAAACGTACAAGCAACAAAACGCATTAACAAAATAATTAGATTTTATTAGAGTATGTATACCTTTGAGGTTTGTTACCATTAGTATAAATGTACAATTGCTAGTAGTTTTAGTCAAAACGTTTATAAGTTTAATACGAAAAGTTCATCATTGTGATGGAAGGACTTTAAATGCATTTGAGACAAGTTTTGctgattttttcatttatttcaagCCCAAATCCTTTTCAATGGTATGAGAACAAACTGCCATCATTTGGTCCTTAACACTTTCGAAATTCTTTACCGCTATCGGTTTAGCTTCGGGCCATTTTGCCAAATCACGATAAATGGGACGACAGAATTTCATACGGAAATTCGAGTTGGCAAAGGCTATAATTTGATCCATTCTGTTCATAAGTTTTGCCATAATGCACAGGCGCATCAAACGGAACAATACTTCggcattttttgtgtgtttcagGTTGTAAGTAGACTCCAAtaattcaattttcttttcGGTAAGATCTTTGATTTCTTTACACTCAATTAATTTACCCAAAAAGTCTATCAATTGGTGTGTTGAAATTCTTTGTTTCACTTCAGCATTGTCAACTAACTCATCTGTGGTTTTAGTACTCCACAGCACAGATAACTGCTTCGAAACGTTGGCCAGAGTTTGATCCAATCTatgaatttataatttgaattaaatatattaaaaatagaaTTGTTTTGTTCTTTCAACTTACTCTGGAATAATTGGTGGCATTCCTTCACATGTTAACCACATATCCCAGTCGATTTGTTCCAATTTATCTTTTTTATCTGTGCCAATAAAATAGTCATAGAGAGATGATTTGAAGTCATCGGTCATCACCGATTGGTAAGCATATTTTTGCAAATAAGAACGTAAGAATGGTTCGAAAACAGAAGGACCACCCATTAAGTCCTCAATATAGCGCAAAAATGTGGATCCTTTAATATAAGGAACGCTTGAAAATGCATCATCGGGACCACAATTTGATAAGTCAACAACCAGTTTGGTGAGTTCCGGAGTATTGCTCAATTGAGTACGTATCTGCATGAGAATAAGTAAATgtgaacatgtttgggacaattGTTGTGTGAGCTGTACTTACACATTCTTGTAAATCTGTTAGATTTCTAATCATGTGGAAATCTTGTTCCTTCGAACCCTTCATACGgccaacaatttttgtttccacAAATACCGTGAAGCCTTCGTTGAGCcagaaatgttcaaaatttttattcgttaCTAAATTTCCAGTCCAGCTATGAGCGATCTCATGGGCGACAACATCAGCTAAAGATTTATCGCCAGCTAATAAGGTGGGAGTGACAAATGTAAGACAGGGATTCTCCATGCCACCAAATGGAAAAGAAGGTGGCATGACTAAAAGATCATATTGTTTCCAAACATAAGGACCACATACATCCTCAGCGGCTTTTAACATTTcggaagtttgagaaaattcttcAGCGCACTCATCAATGATTCCTTGCTCTGCCCAAACATTGGAATTGGGGCCCAAAGGTTTCGATACTAAATCACCAATAGCTATAGCCAAAAGGTAAGCGGGAATGGGTACATCCTGTTTGAAAGTAGTTGTTCCGTCCCCCTTCTTCTCAATCAAAGCACTCATAAGGGCTTTGAGATCTTTAGGGTGCTCCACGGTGGCATTATAAGTAAATTTTACTGCAGGTGTATCCTGACAGGGGACGATGGAACGCGCATGTATAGCTTGACATTGACTGAACATATAAGGATACTTCTTGCCTAAGGTTTGTTCAGGAGTTAGCCATTGAAGACCACTTGCATTGCTTGCAGTTTCATAATCAATGCGAACGGAAAGACTgaaagaaaaatatgaaaagagaatttaaaaaatatgtacattTAAAATTCCAAGCTTTTCTGTACATTAGATGAAAAGAAGAAACAGAagcaaaatattagaaaagGCGACTGTTTGCCATAGAAGTTGCGATTTTGTAATGATTTTCCGATTTAGACTCGATTAATGAGTTTTCGCCGTCATCATTGAATTTTCTCGTGTAAGAAAAGCGATGCACTTTATAGAAAGATACAATCACTATTTCACGTTTGGACAATGTTTCTATCTTTTCCAAAAAAGCATACACCAAAAAATTAGTACTGAAATGATATTAAATATACCCATTCATTACATGTTCATGTTTGCATTTAGAAATCTTACCTAAATGCGCATTAGAGATAAAATAAAGAGGTAAATACGGTGATCGGCCGAATCTTTCCATGGATTGCATATAAACAGTTGTTCACAATCGCATTACTACTATACTCTTGTATGGTGAAGTCAAACTTAAAGATGAGGAATTTTTAATATGAGATGAATCAGGAGTGCTGTAGCTACGCTTTTAATAGCATAAGGACTATAAGGCCCATATTTAaagaagtgagtaaagtagaaagtcgggcgtggcggactatatcataccctaaaccacccctactgaattagtaaacataagcatttgtaaaAGGTTTGGGACACGTgtttatgggagctttatctcaatctgaacagaaatgcctgatattaggagcttagTTGATTCTACAacaacagagttagtatgccactaaaacgaggaaatcgctcaattaatgtGGCTAATAtaaccaaatttgtgaaaatcgggcaatatatttatgtcAGAGCTATATGTAAGTCTGCATAAGATGGGctaatatttctaaatttgaaatttgagtcacattggttaataaatttaGTATTATggataaatttgtgaaaatcggacgatacatatatatggcagttatacctaaatctgaaccgatttgtataatattttaaacGTTTCGGTGATACTATGGAAGATTTATTTCTGCCAGCTTTGGGcaagatcagttaataaatgagtgtattatggccaaattttggaaaatcggacgatacatatatatgggagctacatttaaatctgaaccgaagattacattgtgccaactttgaataagatcggtagtaaagaaATATGTTATGGTCAAATTCTGGAAATTCGGGTGATATATATGAgaactatacctaaatctgaaccgatttggatgattctTTGCTGGTTTGGTTGATTCCACAGAGTGTTACGCTGtggtaaatttgagtaagatcggttaataagtaAGACTATCATGGTCAAAAAAGCTTACAGGCCGCCAAAGACGTCAAATATAGTAATCGGTATATATGGTGGCTACACACAAAcaattgttacagaaaatttttcaattaaacacttaattgagtttggaaacggattcaattaattacttaatcaaatccgaataaaaactaattaataaaatgattgatttttgttgcgtttccaataaaaacattaattgattcaagtaatttgttaatcaattcggaaataattttcaatcacgtttgttattgaaaattatttccttacaaactgctgatttattggaaatctaggcgcctctacatattagaagaacatgctgacatggttattatgataaggaagataatgatttat encodes:
- the LOC142226072 gene encoding leukotriene A-4 hydrolase isoform X2, giving the protein MGRLGKIDPSSYSQPELITTKHSTLNWKVDFENTRLRGSVVHNFKVLENGLESIILDVRDVNILNAEIVSENASIPLNYFVSDPVADIGEKLTLELPQGTAKGDLSVRIDYETASNASGLQWLTPEQTLGKKYPYMFSQCQAIHARSIVPCQDTPAVKFTYNATVEHPKDLKALMSALIEKKGDGTTTFKQDVPIPAYLLAIAIGDLVSKPLGPNSNVWAEQGIIDECAEEFSQTSEMLKAAEDVCGPYVWKQYDLLVMPPSFPFGGMENPCLTFVTPTLLAGDKSLADVVAHEIAHSWTGNLVTNKNFEHFWLNEGFTVFVETKIVGRMKGSKEQDFHMIRNLTDLQECIRTQLSNTPELTKLVVDLSNCGPDDAFSSVPYIKGSTFLRYIEDLMGGPSVFEPFLRSYLQKYAYQSVMTDDFKSSLYDYFIGTDKKDKLEQIDWDMWLTCEGMPPIIPELDQTLANVSKQLSVLWSTKTTDELVDNAEVKQRISTHQLIDFLGKLIECKEIKDLTEKKIELLESTYNLKHTKNAEVLFRLMRLCIMAKLMNRMDQIIAFANSNFRMKFCRPIYRDLAKWPEAKPIAVKNFESVKDQMMAVCSHTIEKDLGLK
- the LOC142226072 gene encoding leukotriene A-4 hydrolase isoform X1, giving the protein MSIAKRVQQWATFARQWHIYDCTWQNPFDSAKLISRHLMGMHKPIYHPMIHKRSLTTQQLSSLPQTVPLYTVKRTMGRLGKIDPSSYSQPELITTKHSTLNWKVDFENTRLRGSVVHNFKVLENGLESIILDVRDVNILNAEIVSENASIPLNYFVSDPVADIGEKLTLELPQGTAKGDLSVRIDYETASNASGLQWLTPEQTLGKKYPYMFSQCQAIHARSIVPCQDTPAVKFTYNATVEHPKDLKALMSALIEKKGDGTTTFKQDVPIPAYLLAIAIGDLVSKPLGPNSNVWAEQGIIDECAEEFSQTSEMLKAAEDVCGPYVWKQYDLLVMPPSFPFGGMENPCLTFVTPTLLAGDKSLADVVAHEIAHSWTGNLVTNKNFEHFWLNEGFTVFVETKIVGRMKGSKEQDFHMIRNLTDLQECIRTQLSNTPELTKLVVDLSNCGPDDAFSSVPYIKGSTFLRYIEDLMGGPSVFEPFLRSYLQKYAYQSVMTDDFKSSLYDYFIGTDKKDKLEQIDWDMWLTCEGMPPIIPELDQTLANVSKQLSVLWSTKTTDELVDNAEVKQRISTHQLIDFLGKLIECKEIKDLTEKKIELLESTYNLKHTKNAEVLFRLMRLCIMAKLMNRMDQIIAFANSNFRMKFCRPIYRDLAKWPEAKPIAVKNFESVKDQMMAVCSHTIEKDLGLK